In the Pseudonocardia cypriaca genome, one interval contains:
- a CDS encoding carbohydrate ABC transporter permease, whose amino-acid sequence MTTAPDTANPATAPVLPRARSRAAEPTDIRRYTPLARAGIITALAVLAVLWLAPLFWAVVTSLKQEADTTVVPLEVVPDRGFTLQAYASVLANGNLVTWFVNSTVVTVVITVLTVALSAAAAYGFSRTRFRGRNVLFALTIAGIMVPPQILIVPLYRQMLAMGLADTYAGIILPQLVLPAMVFILKKFFDGIPHELEEAARVDGAGQLRIFLQIVLPLSRSILAAVSIFVFIHAWNNFLWPFIITSDPGLMTLPVGLVQVQSAFGVRYAQVMASAILAGLPLIVVFMLFQRQIIRGVATTGLGGT is encoded by the coding sequence GTGACCACCGCGCCCGACACCGCGAATCCCGCCACCGCCCCCGTCCTGCCCCGAGCCCGGTCGCGGGCCGCCGAGCCGACGGACATCCGGCGCTACACCCCGCTCGCACGGGCGGGGATCATCACCGCGCTCGCGGTGCTGGCCGTGCTCTGGCTGGCCCCGCTCTTCTGGGCAGTGGTCACGTCCCTCAAGCAGGAGGCCGACACCACCGTCGTGCCCCTCGAGGTCGTGCCCGACCGCGGGTTCACCCTCCAGGCCTACGCTTCGGTGCTCGCCAACGGGAACCTCGTCACCTGGTTCGTCAACAGCACGGTGGTCACGGTGGTGATCACGGTGCTCACCGTCGCGCTGTCCGCCGCCGCGGCCTACGGGTTCTCGCGCACCCGCTTCCGCGGCCGCAACGTGCTGTTCGCGCTGACGATCGCCGGGATCATGGTGCCGCCGCAGATCCTGATCGTGCCGCTGTACCGGCAGATGCTCGCGATGGGTCTCGCCGACACCTACGCCGGGATCATCCTGCCCCAGCTGGTGCTGCCGGCGATGGTATTCATCCTCAAGAAGTTCTTCGACGGCATCCCGCACGAGCTGGAGGAGGCCGCCCGCGTGGACGGTGCCGGCCAGCTGCGGATCTTCCTGCAGATCGTGCTCCCGCTGTCGCGGTCGATCCTCGCCGCCGTCTCGATCTTCGTGTTCATCCACGCGTGGAACAACTTCCTCTGGCCGTTCATCATCACCTCCGACCCCGGCCTGATGACGCTCCCGGTGGGGCTCGTGCAGGTGCAGAGTGCCTTCGGGGTGAGATACGCCCAGGTGATGGCCTCGGCGATCCTGGCTGGACTGCCGCTGATCGTCGTGTTCATGCTGTTCCAGCGCCAGATCATCCGCGGGGTCGCCACCACCGGCCTCGGCGGAACGTAG
- a CDS encoding DMT family transporter encodes MPAGPLPGHARDRGGDVRAGGPLLMVASAATWAGGLVLTKLALDVTGAAPGSVLVVQLIASVGALAAACAVTGAGLAGAWRHGWVGLLEPGIAYQFALAGLALTSAANASVLGSLEPVMVPLIAWALLRQRPRPRLLVVIAGATAGSVLVSFSADGSSGSWLGDGLVVASVAAAALYVVVASKQVTTVAPLPAALTQQVWALGFVIACQVVLAGPLLSATPGQLVLIAAAGILNYALPFWLYLTALTRMPVARAATYLTLIPVFGVLGAVLLLGERLTWLDLVGGALVVGSLVVDARAVPDRTAVEVR; translated from the coding sequence GTGCCCGCAGGACCGCTGCCCGGTCACGCTCGCGATCGGGGCGGGGACGTGAGGGCGGGCGGGCCGCTGCTGATGGTGGCGAGCGCCGCCACCTGGGCGGGCGGCCTCGTCCTCACGAAGCTCGCGCTCGACGTCACGGGGGCGGCGCCCGGCTCGGTGCTGGTGGTGCAGCTGATCGCCTCCGTCGGCGCGCTGGCCGCCGCCTGCGCGGTCACCGGCGCCGGGCTGGCGGGTGCGTGGAGGCACGGGTGGGTCGGCCTGCTCGAGCCCGGGATCGCCTACCAGTTCGCCCTCGCAGGCCTCGCGCTCACCAGCGCCGCCAACGCGAGCGTGCTGGGGAGCCTCGAGCCGGTGATGGTGCCGCTCATCGCATGGGCGCTGCTGCGTCAACGCCCGCGCCCGCGGCTCCTCGTCGTGATCGCAGGCGCGACGGCCGGGTCCGTGCTGGTGTCGTTCTCGGCCGACGGGAGCAGCGGGTCATGGCTGGGCGACGGCCTGGTCGTCGCGAGCGTCGCTGCGGCCGCGCTGTACGTCGTGGTGGCGTCGAAGCAGGTCACGACGGTCGCGCCGCTGCCGGCCGCGCTCACCCAGCAGGTGTGGGCGCTCGGCTTCGTGATCGCCTGCCAGGTCGTGCTGGCGGGTCCGCTGCTGTCGGCGACCCCCGGCCAGCTCGTGCTGATCGCCGCGGCCGGCATCCTCAACTACGCCCTGCCGTTCTGGCTCTACCTCACCGCTCTCACGCGGATGCCGGTCGCGCGGGCGGCGACCTACCTCACGCTGATCCCGGTCTTCGGTGTGCTCGGCGCGGTGCTCCTGCTGGGGGAGCGGCTCACGTGGCTGGACCTCGTCGGGGGTGCGCTCGTGGTCGGCAGCCTGGTGGTCGACGCCCGGGCCGTCCCGGATCGCACGGCGGTGGAGGTCCGATGA
- a CDS encoding alpha-N-arabinofuranosidase — MPRARLTIDPDFTIAPVPRRLFGSFVEHMGRCVYTGIYEPGHPKADADGLRTDVLDLVRELGPTVVRYPGGNFVSGYYWEDGVGPKEQRPRRLDRAWRSIETNEFGLGEFARWAKAAGTEPMMAINLGTRGIQEACDILEYANHPGGTKYSDLRRAHGNADPFDIKLWCLGNEMDGPWQVGHKTAAEYGRLAAETARAMRLVDPTIELVACGSSNRHMPTFGEWERVVLEETYDQVDYISAHAYYQEHDHPGDFLACARDMDLFIESVVATADAVRARGKHRKHIDISFDEWNVWYQTRHRESAIAKGESEWEVAPRVIEDEYSITDAVVVGTLLNSLLRHGDRVTVACQAQLVNVIGLLRSEPGGPAWKQTIAHPFEQVRRRAAGEILDVRVRSDRYETPRFGDVDLVDASGTWDAENGVVALFLANRDQTEAATVEVGVRGFGELRVQHAAVLAAAEGQDRHTNNDEQHPDRVGLRPLDGVEVADGQATVTLPPLSWAVVQLARA, encoded by the coding sequence TTGCCCCGCGCACGCCTGACCATCGACCCCGACTTCACGATCGCCCCGGTTCCCCGGCGCCTGTTCGGCTCGTTCGTCGAGCACATGGGCCGCTGCGTCTACACCGGCATCTACGAGCCCGGCCACCCCAAGGCCGACGCCGACGGACTGCGCACCGACGTGCTCGACCTGGTGCGGGAGCTCGGCCCCACCGTCGTGCGCTACCCGGGCGGCAACTTCGTCTCCGGCTACTACTGGGAGGACGGCGTCGGCCCGAAGGAGCAGCGGCCGCGGCGGCTCGACCGGGCGTGGCGGTCGATCGAGACCAACGAGTTCGGCCTCGGCGAGTTCGCCCGCTGGGCGAAGGCCGCGGGCACCGAACCGATGATGGCGATCAACCTCGGCACCCGAGGCATCCAGGAGGCCTGCGACATCCTGGAGTACGCCAACCACCCCGGCGGCACGAAGTACTCCGACCTGCGCCGCGCCCACGGCAACGCCGACCCGTTCGACATCAAGCTGTGGTGCCTCGGCAACGAGATGGACGGCCCGTGGCAGGTCGGGCACAAGACCGCCGCCGAGTACGGGCGCCTGGCCGCCGAGACGGCCCGGGCCATGCGGCTGGTCGACCCGACCATCGAGCTCGTGGCCTGCGGCAGCTCCAACCGCCACATGCCGACGTTCGGCGAGTGGGAGCGGGTGGTGCTCGAGGAGACCTACGACCAGGTCGACTACATCTCCGCCCACGCCTACTACCAGGAGCACGACCACCCGGGCGACTTCCTCGCCTGCGCCCGGGACATGGACCTGTTCATCGAGTCGGTCGTCGCCACCGCCGACGCCGTGCGCGCCCGCGGCAAGCACCGCAAGCACATCGACATCTCCTTCGACGAGTGGAACGTCTGGTACCAGACGCGCCACCGCGAGTCGGCGATCGCCAAGGGCGAGAGCGAGTGGGAGGTCGCGCCGCGGGTCATCGAGGACGAGTACTCGATCACCGACGCCGTGGTCGTCGGCACCCTGCTCAACTCGCTGCTCCGCCACGGCGACCGGGTCACGGTGGCCTGCCAGGCGCAGCTGGTGAACGTGATCGGCCTGCTGCGCAGCGAGCCGGGCGGCCCGGCCTGGAAGCAGACGATCGCGCACCCGTTCGAGCAGGTCCGGCGCCGGGCGGCGGGGGAGATCCTGGACGTCCGGGTCCGCAGCGACCGCTACGAGACGCCCCGCTTCGGCGACGTCGACCTGGTCGACGCCTCCGGCACCTGGGACGCCGAGAACGGCGTCGTCGCGCTGTTCCTGGCCAACCGCGACCAGACCGAGGCGGCCACCGTGGAGGTCGGCGTGCGCGGCTTCGGCGAGCTGCGCGTGCAGCACGCCGCGGTGCTCGCCGCGGCGGAGGGGCAGGATCGCCACACCAACAACGACGAGCAGCACCCCGACCGCGTGGGCCTCCGCCCGCTCGACGGCGTCGAGGTCGCGGACGGGCAGGCCACCGTCACCCTGCCGCCGCTGTCGTGGGCCGTGGTGCAGCTGGCCCGCGCCTGA
- a CDS encoding LacI family DNA-binding transcriptional regulator — protein sequence MQRRPVTMRDVAIAAGVSPKTVSNVVNDYVHVRPETRALVQRYVEELGYRPQAVGRQLRRGRTGAIALAVPHIDVPYFADLAALLVRAARERGLTVVVEQTDGDIEREREVAAGFPVRFADALIFSPLSMPPSELEAPRHDTPMVLIGEHGGGAAVDHVTIASVEIGRLATSHLAAAGRRRIAMIGYKKARPLPVMQQRMLGYTQALRAAGLPVDRALIRDVREWNREPGADAVDALLAEHPDVDAVFAANDVLAIGALSALHRHGRRVPDDVAVVGIDDVPEARFTTPALTTVAIDRAFVAESALEMATSRLADPGLPPRQLTAPHRLVVRESA from the coding sequence ATGCAGCGACGACCGGTGACGATGCGGGACGTGGCGATCGCCGCCGGCGTGTCGCCGAAGACCGTGTCCAACGTCGTGAACGACTACGTGCACGTCCGGCCCGAGACCCGCGCCCTCGTACAGCGGTACGTCGAGGAGCTCGGCTACCGCCCGCAGGCGGTCGGCCGGCAGCTGCGCAGGGGACGCACCGGCGCGATCGCGCTCGCCGTCCCCCACATCGACGTGCCCTACTTCGCCGACCTGGCGGCCCTGCTCGTGCGCGCGGCCCGCGAGCGGGGGCTGACGGTCGTCGTCGAGCAGACCGACGGCGACATCGAACGCGAGCGCGAGGTGGCCGCAGGCTTCCCCGTGCGGTTCGCCGACGCGCTGATCTTCAGCCCGCTCTCGATGCCCCCGTCGGAGCTGGAGGCGCCGCGTCACGACACGCCGATGGTGCTGATCGGGGAGCACGGCGGTGGGGCCGCGGTCGACCACGTGACCATCGCCAGCGTCGAGATCGGCCGCTTGGCCACATCCCACCTCGCAGCCGCGGGCAGACGGCGCATCGCGATGATCGGGTACAAGAAGGCCCGGCCGTTGCCGGTGATGCAGCAGCGGATGCTCGGCTACACGCAGGCACTGCGCGCGGCCGGGCTGCCGGTCGACCGCGCGCTGATCCGAGACGTTCGCGAGTGGAACCGCGAACCCGGCGCGGATGCCGTCGACGCGCTGCTCGCCGAGCACCCGGACGTCGACGCCGTCTTCGCCGCGAACGACGTGCTCGCCATCGGCGCGCTCAGCGCGCTGCACCGCCACGGCCGCCGGGTGCCCGACGACGTGGCGGTCGTGGGCATCGACGACGTGCCGGAGGCCCGCTTCACGACCCCGGCGCTCACCACCGTCGCGATCGACAGGGCGTTCGTGGCGGAGTCGGCGCTGGAGATGGCCACGTCCCGGCTGGCCGACCCGGGCCTCCCACCCCGCCAGCTCACGGCCCCGCACCGGCTGGTGGTCCGGGAGAGCGCGTAA
- a CDS encoding beta-class carbonic anhydrase: MSAEELIKRYEAGGGRLAAASAEGLAVPPSLHTAIVTCMDSRIDVFALFGMNIGETHVLRNAGGVVTDDVVRSLTISQRKLGTRDVLLVQHNGCGLATFTDDEFCEELAAETGMRPSWRTHAFRDPAQSVRRDVTQLRHDPFLHPDTRVRGFVLDIHAGVLEEVIVD, encoded by the coding sequence GTGAGTGCCGAAGAACTGATCAAGCGGTACGAGGCAGGCGGCGGGCGGCTCGCGGCGGCGAGCGCGGAAGGGCTGGCGGTCCCGCCCTCGCTGCACACGGCCATCGTGACCTGCATGGACTCGCGGATCGACGTGTTCGCCCTCTTCGGGATGAACATCGGCGAGACGCACGTGCTGCGCAACGCGGGTGGAGTGGTCACCGACGATGTGGTCCGCTCCCTGACGATCAGCCAGCGGAAGCTGGGGACGCGCGACGTGCTGCTCGTCCAGCACAACGGCTGCGGGCTCGCGACGTTCACCGACGACGAGTTCTGCGAGGAGCTGGCGGCGGAGACCGGGATGCGGCCGTCGTGGCGCACACACGCGTTCCGGGACCCTGCACAGAGCGTGCGGCGCGACGTCACCCAGCTGCGTCACGACCCCTTCCTGCACCCGGACACCCGCGTGCGCGGGTTCGTGCTCGACATCCACGCCGGGGTCCTCGAAGAGGTCATCGTCGACTGA
- a CDS encoding carbohydrate ABC transporter permease, whose product MSAGTVAAPGRVEQPTAPRRGPSLVGGRGGIWFVLPFMAVYAAFVLWPLLYGLGMSFFDTSLVRAESRFVGFDNYVRLFADAEVWRTLGITLLFTIGSTIPLVVIALVMALLVQTGARGQWFWRFVYFAPFLLPVATVVLIWQWLFSGDYGLLNAALTGIGLPEVGWLTDPAVGLWSVVLLTVWWTIGFNFLLYLAALQAIPAQLYEAAEIDGAGGWRRLFGITLPLLNRTTGLVVVLQVLASLKLFDQAYILFRANGGPGGSATPILQYIYDTGFTDYRLGYASAISYVFFVLIILIALVQARLSRRSEA is encoded by the coding sequence GTGAGCGCCGGGACGGTCGCGGCGCCGGGTCGCGTCGAGCAGCCCACCGCCCCGCGGCGAGGGCCGAGCCTCGTGGGCGGGCGCGGCGGGATCTGGTTCGTCCTGCCGTTCATGGCGGTCTACGCCGCGTTCGTGCTGTGGCCGCTGCTCTACGGCCTCGGCATGAGCTTCTTCGACACCAGCCTGGTGCGGGCCGAGTCGCGGTTCGTCGGGTTCGACAACTACGTCCGCCTGTTCGCCGACGCCGAGGTCTGGCGCACGCTGGGCATCACGCTCCTGTTCACGATCGGCAGCACGATCCCGCTGGTCGTGATCGCGCTGGTGATGGCGCTGCTCGTGCAGACCGGGGCGCGGGGGCAGTGGTTCTGGCGCTTCGTGTACTTCGCACCGTTCCTGCTGCCGGTGGCCACGGTCGTGCTGATCTGGCAGTGGCTGTTCTCCGGCGACTACGGCCTGCTCAACGCGGCGCTGACGGGGATCGGACTGCCCGAGGTGGGGTGGCTCACCGATCCGGCCGTGGGCCTGTGGTCGGTCGTCCTGCTCACGGTCTGGTGGACGATCGGCTTCAACTTCCTGCTCTACCTCGCCGCGCTGCAGGCCATCCCGGCGCAGCTGTACGAGGCCGCGGAGATCGACGGCGCGGGCGGATGGCGCCGGCTGTTCGGGATCACGCTCCCGCTGCTGAACCGCACCACCGGGCTGGTGGTCGTGCTGCAGGTGCTGGCCTCGCTCAAGCTGTTCGACCAGGCTTACATCCTGTTCAGGGCCAACGGGGGGCCGGGCGGGTCGGCGACGCCGATCCTGCAGTACATCTACGACACCGGGTTCACCGACTACCGCCTGGGGTACGCGTCGGCCATCTCCTACGTGTTCTTCGTGCTGATCATCCTGATCGCCCTCGTCCAGGCCCGGCTCAGCCGCAGGAGTGAAGCGTGA
- a CDS encoding ABC transporter ATP-binding protein: protein MNGMQAYLNGAVGAASTPRAVRAGTLRRIADFARPHRVELGALVLVTAVSAALLVGMPLLAGRVVDTIAGRGDAQTVVRLALAIAGLAIAGAALGLVERRLSAGIGEGLIHDLRRAVFEHVQRMPVAFFTRVRTGALVHRLNADVRDAQQAFTSTLSGLVTNVIQLAASLVVMLALSWQVTALALLLLPVFVLPVRRMGRRLAGLQRENAALGAAMTTRMTERFSAPGATLVRLFGRRREEAEEFGAHAARVRDVAVRIAMLSKVFLTSLTLVSLLAQAVVYGVGGYLALTGRLEPGAVVALALLLIRLYTPLTALANTRVDVMGALVSFERVFEVLDLRPMLTEKPDARPVPAGPVSVELDDVRFGYPVAGRISLASLEEVAALDEHGSAEVLHGISFRVEPGELVALVGPSGAGKSTIAALVPRLYDVDGGAVRLNGVDVRDVAFDSLRETVGVVSQDGHMFHDTIRANLLYARPEASETQLWDAIRRARLGRLVRSLPDGLDTVVGEHGYRLSGGERQRMTIARLLLARSRVLILDEATAHLDSESEVAVQEALADALDGRTAIVIAHRLSTVRAADRILVVQDGRIVERGTHHELLTSGGRYAGLHAIQFERAG from the coding sequence ATGAACGGCATGCAGGCCTACCTGAACGGCGCGGTCGGCGCGGCGAGCACGCCGAGGGCCGTCCGGGCGGGCACGCTGCGGCGCATCGCGGACTTCGCCCGGCCGCACCGCGTGGAGCTCGGCGCGCTCGTGCTCGTCACGGCGGTCTCGGCGGCCCTGCTCGTCGGTATGCCGCTGCTCGCCGGACGGGTGGTCGACACGATCGCCGGCCGCGGTGACGCGCAGACCGTCGTCCGCCTCGCGCTCGCGATCGCCGGCCTCGCGATCGCAGGCGCGGCGCTCGGGCTCGTCGAGCGCCGGCTGTCCGCCGGCATCGGCGAAGGCCTGATCCACGATCTGCGCCGGGCGGTCTTCGAGCACGTGCAGCGGATGCCGGTCGCGTTCTTCACCCGCGTCCGGACCGGCGCGCTCGTGCACCGGCTGAACGCCGACGTGCGGGACGCGCAGCAGGCGTTCACCTCCACGCTGTCGGGCCTCGTCACCAACGTCATCCAGCTCGCCGCGTCGCTCGTCGTGATGCTGGCGCTGTCCTGGCAGGTCACCGCGCTGGCGCTGCTCCTGCTGCCGGTGTTCGTCCTCCCGGTCCGCCGGATGGGTCGGCGGCTGGCCGGCCTGCAGCGCGAGAACGCGGCACTCGGTGCCGCGATGACCACGCGCATGACCGAGCGGTTCTCCGCCCCGGGAGCCACGCTCGTGCGGCTGTTCGGGCGCCGGCGCGAGGAGGCCGAGGAGTTCGGCGCACACGCCGCGCGCGTCCGCGACGTCGCCGTGCGGATCGCGATGCTGAGCAAGGTGTTCCTCACCAGCCTGACGCTGGTGAGCCTGCTCGCCCAGGCCGTCGTGTACGGGGTCGGTGGCTACCTCGCGCTCACCGGCCGGCTGGAGCCCGGCGCGGTGGTGGCGCTGGCGCTGCTGCTGATCCGGCTGTACACGCCGCTGACGGCGCTCGCGAACACGCGCGTCGACGTCATGGGTGCGCTGGTGTCGTTCGAGCGGGTCTTCGAGGTGCTCGACCTCCGGCCGATGCTCACGGAGAAGCCGGACGCGCGCCCGGTGCCCGCCGGCCCCGTGTCGGTGGAGCTCGACGACGTCCGCTTCGGCTACCCGGTGGCCGGCCGGATCTCGCTCGCCTCGCTCGAGGAGGTCGCGGCCCTCGACGAGCACGGCAGCGCCGAGGTCCTGCACGGGATCAGCTTCCGGGTCGAGCCGGGCGAGCTCGTCGCCCTGGTCGGTCCGTCCGGGGCCGGGAAGTCGACGATCGCGGCTCTCGTCCCGCGGCTCTACGACGTCGACGGCGGCGCGGTGCGGCTGAACGGGGTGGACGTGCGCGACGTCGCCTTCGACTCGCTGCGCGAGACCGTGGGCGTCGTGTCCCAGGACGGGCACATGTTCCACGACACCATCCGGGCCAACCTGCTCTACGCGCGGCCCGAAGCGAGCGAGACGCAGCTGTGGGACGCGATCCGGCGCGCCCGGCTCGGGCGCCTGGTGCGGTCGCTCCCGGACGGGCTCGACACGGTGGTGGGGGAGCACGGCTACCGGCTCTCGGGTGGCGAACGCCAGCGGATGACGATCGCCCGGCTGCTGCTCGCACGGTCCCGCGTGCTGATCCTCGACGAGGCGACCGCGCACCTCGACTCCGAGTCCGAGGTGGCGGTGCAGGAGGCGCTCGCCGACGCGCTGGACGGGCGCACGGCGATCGTGATCGCGCACCGGCTGTCGACCGTCCGCGCCGCCGACCGCATCCTCGTCGTGCAGGACGGCCGGATCGTCGAGCGGGGCACCCACCACGAGCTGCTCACCAGCGGAGGCCGGTACGCGGGCCTGCACGCGATCCAGTTCGAGAGGGCCGGCTGA
- a CDS encoding helix-turn-helix transcriptional regulator: MAPRKEHDWLELVATLFAAPLLELPDEQIALQMCASFGLVACSFNETAPDGVGGVRLWPADEQLGGLRGEMERWTAERAPREHPLLRYYLRTGRREPLQVADVPQAIAGARVRANWSAVGRAIGSPNQLALPLRLGPDGHRAFVLGRSDVFTPGELRLGQLLWQLLTALDRQVQEYARLTPEVDVVSGLRLTPREVAVLGLLVEGLTAAAIGRRLGIAERTVQKHLEHAYGKLGVADRLTAVLRAQHLGLLPALSRT; the protein is encoded by the coding sequence ATGGCGCCGCGGAAGGAGCACGACTGGCTGGAGCTCGTGGCGACGCTGTTCGCCGCTCCGCTACTCGAACTGCCGGACGAGCAGATCGCCCTGCAGATGTGCGCATCGTTCGGCCTCGTGGCGTGTTCCTTCAACGAGACGGCGCCGGACGGCGTCGGAGGGGTACGGCTCTGGCCCGCCGACGAGCAGCTCGGCGGCCTGCGCGGGGAGATGGAGCGGTGGACGGCCGAACGCGCCCCCCGCGAACACCCGTTGCTGCGCTACTACCTGCGTACCGGGCGCCGCGAGCCGCTGCAGGTGGCCGACGTCCCGCAGGCGATAGCGGGCGCTCGGGTCCGCGCGAACTGGTCGGCCGTCGGACGCGCGATCGGTAGCCCGAACCAGCTCGCGCTCCCGCTCCGGCTCGGCCCGGACGGGCACCGGGCGTTCGTCCTCGGCCGCTCCGACGTGTTCACGCCGGGCGAGCTCCGGCTCGGGCAGCTGCTGTGGCAACTGCTCACGGCGCTCGACCGGCAGGTCCAGGAGTACGCCCGGCTGACGCCCGAGGTGGATGTCGTGTCCGGCCTGCGGCTCACGCCACGCGAGGTCGCGGTGCTCGGGCTGCTCGTGGAGGGCCTCACCGCTGCGGCCATCGGCCGACGACTCGGTATCGCTGAGCGGACCGTGCAGAAGCACCTCGAGCACGCCTACGGCAAGCTCGGTGTGGCCGACCGGCTCACGGCCGTGCTCCGCGCCCAGCACCTCGGTCTGCTGCCCGCCCTGTCCCGGACGTGA
- a CDS encoding extracellular solute-binding protein, producing MTTSYRLSRRTLLRATAAAGGAALLSSCARGSGEAVDLAYWNFFGGSDGKLMVELVNRFRAEAPNVRVIDTTLMWGPPYYTKLAMACAGGRAPDLATMHGSRLSTFGRDLLDEWDLDELAARGVSLDEFPQPVLDRVLVDGRLMALPLDTHPLVLYYNTDICEKAGLLAPDGTLAPIHGAEQMLDAGRRAAEVTGAIGIALGSLHEAHIWMPFWSAYRQLGGQMRLPDGGPAEVDRDAMVGAMTFLRDLCDGTICSPSLDGQSSPAAFASQQAGFLFVGPWEVTSARTAGIPFSMTQFPALFGDTPYVRADSHSFVLPAQAQVDPAARSAAYDMAVSMLRNSLAWAAGGGHIPALSAVADSPEYLAEKPVSNYREAAQVVEFDPEAYFSGSGSTLMARAGQSLQGVTGRSLTPEQGADDLIGWLDDQLTLGNPL from the coding sequence ATGACGACCTCGTACCGCCTCTCGCGCCGCACCCTGCTGCGCGCAACGGCCGCCGCAGGCGGCGCCGCCCTCCTGTCCTCGTGTGCGCGGGGCTCGGGGGAGGCCGTCGACCTGGCGTACTGGAACTTCTTCGGAGGCAGCGACGGCAAGCTCATGGTGGAACTCGTCAACCGCTTCCGGGCGGAGGCGCCGAACGTCCGGGTCATCGACACGACCCTCATGTGGGGCCCGCCGTACTACACGAAGCTCGCGATGGCGTGTGCCGGCGGCCGGGCGCCCGACCTCGCCACGATGCACGGGTCCCGGCTGTCGACGTTCGGCCGTGACCTGCTCGACGAGTGGGACCTCGACGAGCTCGCCGCGCGCGGCGTCTCGCTGGACGAGTTCCCGCAGCCCGTCCTGGACCGGGTGCTGGTCGATGGCCGGCTGATGGCGCTGCCGCTCGACACCCACCCGCTCGTCCTCTACTACAACACCGACATCTGCGAGAAGGCCGGGCTGCTCGCCCCGGACGGCACGCTGGCGCCGATCCACGGTGCGGAGCAGATGCTCGACGCGGGGCGGCGGGCAGCCGAGGTCACCGGTGCCATCGGCATCGCGCTCGGCTCGCTCCACGAAGCGCACATCTGGATGCCGTTCTGGTCGGCGTACCGCCAGCTCGGCGGGCAGATGCGGCTGCCGGACGGTGGCCCGGCCGAGGTGGACCGGGACGCGATGGTCGGTGCGATGACGTTCTTGCGCGACCTGTGCGACGGCACCATCTGCTCACCGAGCCTCGACGGCCAGTCCTCGCCCGCCGCGTTCGCCAGCCAGCAGGCCGGGTTCCTGTTCGTGGGCCCGTGGGAGGTGACCTCGGCGCGCACGGCCGGGATCCCGTTCTCGATGACGCAGTTCCCCGCGCTCTTCGGCGACACCCCGTACGTGCGGGCCGACAGCCACAGCTTCGTGCTGCCGGCGCAGGCCCAGGTCGATCCGGCGGCGCGCAGCGCCGCCTACGACATGGCGGTGTCGATGCTGCGCAACAGCCTCGCCTGGGCGGCGGGCGGCGGCCACATCCCGGCGCTGTCCGCGGTGGCCGACAGCCCCGAGTACCTGGCCGAGAAACCGGTGTCGAACTATCGGGAGGCGGCGCAGGTGGTGGAGTTCGACCCGGAGGCCTACTTCTCCGGATCCGGATCGACGTTGATGGCGCGGGCCGGGCAGAGCCTGCAGGGCGTCACGGGGCGGTCGCTCACGCCCGAGCAGGGGGCCGACGACCTGATCGGCTGGCTCGACGACCAGCTCACCTTGGGGAACCCGCTGTGA
- a CDS encoding MarR family winged helix-turn-helix transcriptional regulator gives MFSRTANLLGALGVALADAQTAELAASSGLAPTDAAALNAVGVAPGCSIGAVRVALGITHPGTVRTVDRLAAAGLVERRAGVDGRTVSLHLTVAGEEVWQRQADARIRWLERTIARLAPAEQADVERVVSALLAAVTGDEESAERICRLCDEYRCPQDRCPVTLAIGAGT, from the coding sequence ATGTTTTCGCGGACCGCCAACCTCCTCGGCGCCCTCGGCGTCGCCCTCGCCGACGCGCAGACCGCCGAGCTGGCGGCGTCGTCCGGACTGGCGCCCACCGACGCGGCGGCGCTCAACGCGGTCGGGGTGGCGCCCGGCTGCAGCATCGGGGCCGTGCGGGTCGCGCTCGGCATCACGCACCCCGGCACCGTGCGCACCGTCGACCGCCTCGCCGCCGCCGGGCTCGTGGAGCGCCGCGCGGGCGTGGACGGCCGCACCGTCTCGCTGCACCTCACCGTCGCCGGGGAGGAGGTGTGGCAACGGCAGGCCGACGCCCGCATCCGGTGGCTGGAGCGCACGATCGCGCGCCTCGCGCCGGCCGAGCAGGCCGACGTCGAGCGGGTCGTCTCCGCGCTCCTCGCCGCGGTCACCGGCGACGAGGAGTCGGCCGAGCGGATCTGCCGGCTGTGCGACGAGTACCGGTGCCCGCAGGACCGCTGCCCGGTCACGCTCGCGATCGGGGCGGGGACGTGA